A part of Microbacterium terregens genomic DNA contains:
- a CDS encoding SDR family oxidoreductase: MSRTALITGASSGLGAEFARQLAARGTDLVLVARDKDALHDLAATLGAQFGVTAEVLPADLVVEDQIDRVRRRLTDPERPIDMLVNNAGFGLPLSFARNDIEDEVRHLDLLVEVPMRLTHAALGPMLERRSGRIVNVASVAGFLPRSTYGASKGWLISFSRWAHARYAGRGVTVTAVCPGFTHTGFHERMGLPPGEEGVPDWMWLDARVVVSEALRDVARGRAVSVPSLRYKALVALTRVLPARVLATAGERGR, from the coding sequence ATGTCCAGAACTGCACTCATCACGGGAGCGAGCTCCGGTCTGGGCGCCGAGTTCGCCCGTCAGCTCGCTGCCCGCGGAACCGACCTGGTGCTTGTCGCCCGCGACAAGGACGCGCTGCACGATCTCGCTGCGACGCTGGGCGCGCAGTTCGGCGTGACCGCGGAGGTGCTTCCGGCGGACCTGGTGGTCGAGGATCAGATCGACAGGGTGCGCCGACGGCTGACCGATCCGGAACGACCCATCGACATGCTGGTGAACAACGCCGGCTTCGGGCTGCCACTGAGCTTCGCCCGCAACGACATCGAGGACGAGGTCCGCCACCTCGACCTGCTCGTCGAGGTTCCGATGCGCCTCACCCACGCAGCTCTCGGTCCGATGCTCGAACGCCGGAGCGGACGCATCGTCAACGTCGCCTCGGTGGCCGGCTTCCTGCCCCGATCGACCTACGGCGCCTCGAAGGGCTGGCTCATCAGCTTCAGCCGCTGGGCTCACGCCCGCTACGCGGGCCGTGGCGTGACGGTGACGGCGGTCTGCCCCGGGTTCACGCACACCGGCTTCCACGAGCGGATGGGCTTGCCGCCGGGCGAGGAGGGCGTGCCGGACTGGATGTGGCTGGACGCCCGCGTCGTCGTATCAGAGGCTCTGCGCGACGTCGCGCGGGGGAGGGCGGTCTCGGTGCCGTCGCTGCGCTACAAGGCGCTCGTCGCG